GATTAGATGTTCGTCTACATTCTTCTTATTAATAAAGAGTTGAAAGGACTTTCTCTGGAGGCCAATTACTGTACAGAGGACAGGGTCTCGCTCATTATGTTACTTCCTGTGTGCAACCTCCAGTCTTCCCCTCCAAGGATTAGCATAGCTCTTTCATATCTATTGGGGACGTGCTTCAATTAACTGGATCAAAGACCAAAAAGTGTGGGTGTATCCCTTGCCTGAGTTTACCAGAGCCCTCCAGGATAGCAATTAAATTAGTTTGCTGCTCAAACCCAATGTGCTTATGTTCTGTAAACTCaacctgttattttattatacactatCCTAGTACAGGAGTGCTGTGCAAATGAATTGATGTCATATGATATAAGTGAAATGTCGCAGGTGCCGGGTTTTATACAATCATTGTCTTGTATATGTGGCTCTGGCAAGCCTATAACACTGCATTCAAATTTCCAGACGCATCCTGATTTACCAGAGCAGTCTGAATCTGTCTCCACTTTCATTATTGAGATGCACAAATAGTCACTTGTACAGTTCCATCTCTGAAAAGATTTCAGAGAGAGGAAGCTTTCATTGCTGAACAATCCGGCCGTTTATTCAGAACACCACagcttaaagaaagaaatgttaaaTCTGTATGAACGAATTGTTAACCACTTCAGTGCTGGTGCAGAATGCCTGCGTGCTTTTTTCATCTCACATCTTCAAACTGGGCTCATATATGTCTGCCTTATGCGGTACGGTCCATGCAAACACATACTTTAATTTTAAGTTATATATGGACATCTGGACCTAAAAACTATGTCCAGTATTTGGAAGAAGCTCTTTGCAGTTCGATCAACACTTGCTGAGGCTGCTGGCTCACCTGGCAGGTGAAATTCGGTCCACATAGTCACTGTGCATAGAGTTGCACTGTTTCAGTGTAATATAGAAGTGGTTTGCTGGTCTGGCTATTTAATGCATTATACATCCCTGTAGAAACTGATACACAAAAAGGTAACCAGAGAGCAGGATGACTGAGGCACTGAGGTACTTATATGGCTTCCACTGCATTAAGCAGTAGTCGCCAGTAAGAGCTGTTTGAACAAGGGAGAAACTTGAATAAATCTcagtaactaaaacaaaaactggaaaaGCAAGAAAACTTATCTACAAGAACATGATTTGAATTAAACCCCAAAAGCAAAACAGATACATGTATGCTATAGGATGTTAAAACAGCTTACCCAATTTACATAACGACCACTCTTTTTCGATTTTTATGACAGTGTCTGCTGTAAAGCCCAAACCGGAGCAAAAACTATTGCTAGTAATCAGATAGCAAGCAGATTGTGAGTGCAGAGTCCAGACCCCAGCTTTGTTTCATTTCCGCTCTACTATTCACTCTTAATGTAATCTGATCCGCTCGCACACACTGCTCTTACAACTCCTTGgaagtttgtttgtttctctgagAGCTTTTCAATACATGCCTTGGTGTGTTAGGCCAACTGGCTTTATGCCGATGCACGTCCATTCAGAGGGGTGTCAATCAGgtattgtaaatataatatataataaataaataaacttggaTTGGGTTATACCCAGCTGCAGTCCTAAATGGCTAGAAGCAGATGAAATTAGTTTGAAAATTCATGTGCATCGTGTAGAGTGAGTATAAGCATCTCTCATTGCAAATTCCAATGCTCTGCAGTGAATGCTGTTTTCCACAAGAACAGCACAAAGCAACAGGGTAACTTACCTGCAGTACCATTTATGGGACTAAATGTTCAATTGAAAGCCCACTTTAATGGAACATCTTGACCTCGTTTTTGAAATACAAAGACCAAAGAATGTCTTTGGGAATGCATGATTGTGCgtagctgtttgtttttcttgtaaagtGAGAACACCCTGGCAATCAGTTCTAGCTTGTTTTCATTGATTCAGGGTATTAACGCCTTTGAGTGAATAAAACTTGTACATGCAAGCCTGCGTGCCTGCTTTCCCCTGGGCCCTTTCCATTCTTACTTTCAGGAGCACAGGGGTATGAAAAACTTACTTTCCCTGGCTAATGACCTGTTAGCAGATCTCTAGCATCAGAGTTAGGTATTAACCATGGCTGAAGCATACTGCACATGTAATTGTGGACTGCAACCTCCCGCAAGGTCAAACCATCaaattttaattcattaaaaactaGACCTCTACCAGATATCTTGTTGACTGTCTAGTTTGCTTACGTTCCCTAAATGCGGTTTCAGTTGCAGACACACTGACTGAGTCCCTTATTCGAGCCTTGGGTGTTATCTGTCAACTGTAGCCTAGGGAAGCACAACAAAAAAGGAGGAAAAAGGTGATACAATTTTTGCTATACCACTGAAAGAAAACACATGTTCAGTATTAGGCAGTATTAGGACCGTCGCTAacgattgtttttttaatgtccacTTCGATCCATTATGTTTGGAGTTCAAGATATGTTTTCTAAAGGTTTTAGaaagggtatatatatattgtttttaaaataccctTAACAAAATACAGTTGCTGTGTTAttttgtctgttgttttttaaggACCTACAATATTCAGACCttattaaaaactgtattttGATCCCTGTTTTCTATAAATGTACTCAATTGAGGGGTTCCTATATATGCAGATTAGTCCCTTACTTGAAAGATGAACCCCCTATACATTACTTAAAATAGCTTTTTGGTGATATGGTGGATCCAGTAACTTTTTTCACTCCACGTTTCACTACACGTTTGATTTAAAACAATCTATCATACCCCTTCAAGGAAAACCCTGCAACCCTGTCGCATacagtagctttttttttgtttgacacaGCTGACAGTTTTTTGTCTGGATGTACAGTAGATTCACACAGCCTTCTACAGATACTGTACACATAAACATACCCATCTTACTCAATACATGTCCTATCTACAAACATTCCAGTCCACTATCAATGAATGCTCAGTCACAGATGCATCTACCTCGTACATTCACACTGACTCTTAGTATCTGATAGTCAGTATATTAACGAGAAAGCACTGCTAGTATTAACTTCCACGAGAAAACAACTAGATGGAGTTACCTTTACATGCACAAATCCTttagtgtacaaaaataaatacagatacaaGGTCCGGTATTTTGCCGTTCTTTCTGCTTCGTCTCCCTTTTCAGTCTTTCAGAAGAGCTTCTCGGCCGGTCTCTCTGTCAGTCTGGAGAGCAGCTGCTGCCCATGTGCACTGTGCTTCGTGTCAGTCTCAGAGTGTAAGGGACTCTCCTCCTGCAGCAGGTGCGTCTCTGCAGCATTTATTCCTGCCTCGCTCCTGGCTGCACCTCTAACCCCTGCTCTCTGGCTGAGCGCAGTCCTGCTAAGGAGGCTTGTGACGTCATGTGGAGCCAGGGGACCATGCTCTTGTCATGAGCTGTGGCTCTGTGTGTAGGGGGTGGTGACGGGCAGGCTCAAACTGCTTCCACAGATGAGGCTATTCAAGCAGGGACGAGGGAGGGGGCATGCAGTGAGTTACAGCTTAGACAATAGGATACATTTCACTAGAAACGACAAGGGAAAAAATAAGATCCATCAGTAGTTTTCTCTTAGTGACGACCTCAAGCAGATCCCCTGGCGATTCTACAGCCTGGAGCGCACTCTCCAGCACAAAGGAGTTTTGCACAAAGACAACCCCAATATATAACTAATTAAACAGCTTCAGTGTCTAAATGGGGGGACAGTTATATAAACATGATATACCCATGGTGGGATGGGTTAACtggtctgctgtgttgagtgggGAATGTGTTTCCTAGATTCCACTGGTTATGTGTTATTTGTCTTAGAATTCTTCAGAGGGCTACATTGCTGAAATGAACAGAATCAGTTTAAAAGGAGCCATACCTTTCAGTAAACATGCCCAGCGCAGATAAACTATGGTAGAAGCCCAGCACATGTAAATAGatgtataatttgtaaatattatGTGTAAATAGTATAggaaaaagtgtgtgtgttagatatggcagggctggttgttttgggtgtgtttgtggtggtggatggcagggatagggttaattcctaCCCCTGCCAAAAAtacgtgcagaatgtggccaggtgaATTATTACTTGTCAATCAACCCTGGCAACctggtatttaagagaggcaggaGCTGCATTGTGGGAGGAACTGTCTGGGAGAGGGAAGAGGTGAAGACCGAAGACCGAAGACCGAAGACCACAGACCACATGGAAGGTGTGTGTCAGCGGTatgtcttttctttgttttcataAGTCAGTGAAGGCATTGCATAGCCTGACTCTGTTTTTGTATAAACCTTTTCTTTGGCcctgtgcctgtttgttttgttttagttttatttttgtttaataaacatgcgcCCCGGCACTTAAAACCCACAGTTACTCTCTCCGAGTCTCTATCCATCCAGTCATCCTGCCACACACCCTTTTAGGGAGGTGACAGAAAATCCACTGACAGTCAAATGAAGGCCTCAGGTAATCTTTACCCCTTGGATACTGGTTGATTCATCAACAACAACTAAGTTTTTAAAGTTGACTGCAAACATAATTACAATAACATGAAAATGTGTTCAGTTACTGTAAAAAGCACAAGAGCCCAGTAAAGGGAACTCAATTATATTTTCAAAGGAATTTAAAAGATTGAGCTTTGAGGAACAACAACACAGTATGTTTGAGATATTTACACTGCAGACAACAGGTAGATAAAAGCATGAAGCTGAATTTATCGTGTTCTCTAAATACATCGCTTCTAATCCGGTGCCTGGACACCTCTGGATCTTTAACAGTGAGGAGAGTTTTTTATGCTCCAAACGGAAAGCCTAAACATGTAAACACATTTAGATGCGAGTTGAAGTCTGCAGGACATTTGCACCAGTTTGGATGCCCCGTcaaaagtaataaatacatttgcactgACTGAGAACTTAAAGGTATTATTAATTGCTACGGACCACTGTTAGCATTGTACTGGACTGTAGTTCTAGGTACTCCTTGGGAAGCTTTTGGACAAGAGTCTAAATGGATTTGAGATGAAGGGACAGATTTTCTGCAGCAGTTctgtgcaaatgtgttttttctaacAGTAAAGCATTAAGGTAATTTCAAGTTTAGTGCTCAACTTACAAGTTTTCCTTGTATTGATTGGAAGGGTCTGGATAAACCTCCAAATAATAAAGGACTTTGTTTTATATGATCACTAGCCTTATTTCCAAAGCGTCTGCAAATTGGTGACATCAGAGCTGAATGGCTTAATAACACTAAAGTCATTGCAACCCTCACAAAAGAAAGATAATTCAGTCTATTGTGACAGAGGAGCTGCAAGTATGTGCAGAATGTGCGAGAGCTAGGAGGAATGTTCACAATGTGGCGTGGGCATGGGGGAATGGAGATATGGTGCACCAGGGCACAACCCCTGGCACCTCCCACTGAGAACATCACAGGGTCAGGGGTGGGCGATTCTACAGGCGCGGAGCAGAGCTGGGTCATCACCGCCCCACTGGTGAGATATGAGGAACTGTCACCAGTACATTGTAATGATTAAGCTACCTGGAAACAGATAGTACCAGGCTGACAGTGGCACAGTCACACCAAATCGAGGGCAAGGGTCACTTCAAATGACAAAGCGTGCAAGCCTTGTTTATACAGAGCAGTGAGAGATAGCATCAACCACATTTTTAAGGTGGAGAAAACGGTGATTAAATTAAGACAACTTCGATTAACCAAACTggattttataaatttttttgttcttgggaAATACTCAAAACTCTGTATATCACACAGCAGACTAGGCCTACGTTAAGGAGTTAATGATGCCCCGTTATCTGTGAAGATGGACACACCTGACACCTCTCGGATCACACTGTCACCCAACGCTGCTGTCTGGCACCAGGCTGGTGCTGTCCTTTGTTCCAGCCTCTAACACAGGCTGATTGTATGAGCTGTCGTCCTCCAACCCCCACCCTGCTAATGAACAGTGACAGTGTGTACCAGCCCCCGGGGGAATTAAAGAGCCCATTTTCAGAGGCAGGGTGTCATGAGTCACAAGTGAACAGAACCCCTCCATCGTCTTTAACAAAGTGCCAGTCAACCTGCAGCGAGACAGAAGTGGAACCTTGTTTCTAATTGGTTCTAAAGTCATTTTCGCATCAGAGCAGGCCCCTTTAAACAGGTTTTATTCAAGCTGTGTGAATACCAGTAGCCCTGGCTCGGTTTACTCTATCTgcctgtgcagggctgtgtaacAATGGCCTGAAGTAGAATAGCGTGGGTGATTAAACAGCCTGACCCCTAAACTAACTCTCCAAACTTCTCCCTTtataccagggcttctcaaactcggtcctggggaccccctgtggctgctggttttcattccaaccgaggtctcaattacttaactagacccttaaatgAATTTATGTCTTTACGTTGCCAGTAAACAGTGGGTAAGAAccgtttttaaaaactgtaaatgttaaaaaatgtgttggtaaaaataaacaagtaaagaaaacaaatgcaaccTGACcattgtttaaagttttattacgtacaatataaagaaaaaaagttttttttatacagtttcttGACAGAATACAATTGAtttaacttttaaacaaaacTCACACTGGGGCTGGCACCCAACTTAACCCTTCACCTCCTAGTACAGTTGAGAGAGGAGGGATCCTGTGTTGCAGTTTGTAGTATGCAATGACCTAGAAAATCACACTCTTCAcataattttgcattatttttgttttagttaagtgtgtgtgtgtgtgtgtggggggggggggggttcattataaaaagatacaaatggaaaacaacCTTCAGTAATGGTTTGTACAGTAGATTCAATTTCCCTAAAACTAGGACAGGTGCACTGTTACCTGAACACTTAatgaaaagcaatgcaaattCTTCACATCTCTCAACGGATTCAAATTAATGTGTTGAAGATTTTAATTTGCCCCGTTAGCAGTAAAAGTGAAAATCACTAACATTGAGCCTGGGGCACTATGGGTTTACACACACTTGTACGATAATCCTCTTGAGAATTTTACTCATTTTATTGGGGCAGGCTATTAGACAAATGGACAACTGTTTGATTTCATAACAAGCTTCTGATACAAAGCCACTCATTTCTCCTGCTGCTTTCAGACAGTAGTTTAAATCCACGtttaaaataatgttctgccGTGTGTATGTAACATGACACCACCCCCACCGTCTCTCGGACCGTCACCTCATTCCTGCAGTTCCTTTCTTCATCTATTTCTTggcctttttcttctttttctcagCCTTGGTCGTTTCATCATGGACTTTCCTTTTCGCAGCCAGTTTGTTTGCCTGTGGGGGAGGAAATGGAACTGGGTTAAAATCCCCCAAAGGTGttaaaaacacacttgtttaATCCATATTAAAATCAGGTTCTTCCTATTTCGTGTGAGCGCTTTCAGCTTCATTAGTGGCTCATAAATTTGTATGAGCATGTCCTGGATTACAATGCAGGAGCATGTTTGGGTTCTCTGATGTGCCTGAGGCAACAAACCAGAAATACAACCATAGCCGTCAAATTTGGTTATAGGTGCGACTTATCATGACAAAAGCTTAGAGAAGTATCATATCCTTCAGTGAAACTCAAAAGCTTTTAGCCATGTGGCCCCAAAGCAAGGaaggaaacaagactcccattgcacagcagtctgatttGTTCCTGGTTTGACTCAGAGTTTAAGACACACGTGAGCTTGATGCTGATGCACTGTGACTCATCAACCTGGTAGTGAaagtgctctgcaataggagtcttattcccatccctatACACTGTGAAATAGAGGAGCCCTGTTGAAGACAGCGTGGCTTACCTCTCTGACTTTCCTCTTCTTGCCGAACATGATCTTGTCGTAGAGGTACTTCTCTCTCTTCTTCATCATCATGATGGCGAGCCTCTTCTCCTCAGCCTGCTCCTCCTGCTCGGAGCGAGCCCTGTTCTCTGCCTTCACTTTGCCTGCCGTCACCTTCACTGGGAGGGcctgggagaggaggggagggcaCAACCACAGTACTGCAAATCGCATTCAAACATTTCACCTGCCAAACTACTTTTTTTAGCTCAACAATAACAAAAGACAAACTACGAGTCTCTTAGCTTTGGGGTATCTGATCCCACTATGTGTAGAGTGTATGTGACCGTATATGTGATCCCTGTGTATAGACGATACATGATCCCTGTGTATGGACTGTATGTGATGACTGTGTATGTGATCCCTGTGTATGGACTGTATGTGATGACTGTGTATGTGATCCCTGTGTATGGACGATACATGATCCCTGTGTATGGACTGTATGTGATCCCTGTGTACGGATTTTATTTGCACGGCAGTACCTTGCCCTGTGCTCTTTGCTGCTCCATCTTCTTCAGGTTTCTCTCGTCTGACTCCTCTTCCTCATCCAGATCTTCATCGTCAGATCCCTCCTCCTCATCGTTGTCATcttcttcctcatcttcctcttcctctgagcTCTCTGCATTCTCTGTGAAAAGAGAAAACATGACCCCAGGACTGAGACACTAACTTTAAACTGGAACGCAACTTTATTTCCCTCATATGCATACAGATGTTGGGTAGTTGTTTCAAaacttgttttacaaaaacactgacaGTTTCTAATTAATTAATCCTGTGCTCTGGCAGGAAGTATGCACAAACatccagggttggggtcaattcctgtttttcaaatccaattctatttccaattcctttttaaaatcaactcccAAATTTCCATTCCAACTCCCTTTCAATCagttccaacacatcactgatcaaaactgCAATTAGCAGCACCCTGTTAAAATGAACTCACTGTCAATCAACTGGCTTCAAATCAAAACAGCTGAACAAAAGCACAATTATTactatgtctctaaaatatcaattccaattccattgaAAGaactggaaattgattttaaaaaggaaatgaaaacgAAAAACAGGACTAGACCTCTTTCCTGCAACCACTGGAGCTAGCTCCTAGTATTGTGCTTACCTGGCTTCTCTCCACGCTGCAGGGCTCTCAGTCGTAGCTTCTCTGGCGGTACATAGTCCCCGTCTTTCTCCACCACAAAGGGGGACAGGTGGGGTGGCAGAGTGACCCCAGCGAAGTAATCCTCAACAGGCAACCGCAGACTGGCATTGACACAGTCGAACACCCACTGGGGCTGCACATAGTACCTGCAGTGCAAGCACAGCGCGGGGTCAATGTACTGTACAACCTTACAACTAACTGCAATGAAGGCACACGGAGAGTTAAAGAGCAGTGTATCAGTGCAATTAGCGTTATGCTTGAGGAAATCGGCTTTAATATCTGTTCATTTCACAAAAAGGTACCATTTCTAGTTGATAAAGCACCCTGGCCTGTTCGGAAGGGGTTAATAACAGGAACAATGGCCAAGCTCCCATGACTCCAGCTTCCTCCCTCAGGAAGTCTCCAGAGAAAGAGCTGCATTGATGTCCAGGGGGGCGAGAGACTGAAAGAGGCCTTTGTGAGCTGTGTGTTCACAGTGCCAAAGAAGGGAGAGCGCCCCTGTCATGCACTAGAGGGGCTCACAGCTTGGGGGGGGGGCAGACATTAAAAGGACAGAGAGAACACCCAGGTCTGTCCGATCAGCTGCCTACAGTAGTGTTGATTGTGTTCTGACCTTGACACATGCAAGACGAAGCTTATTAGCTGCTGCTAGAAGCTGGTCCTGTTCAGAGCCCTCCTAACCTGTTGATGTACTGCTTGTCCAGGCTGGGTCTGTCCACTATCTGGTGGGTGATGGTCTCGTCTGTCACGTCGAAGGTCCCACCGATACACACAGACTTGTCCCAGGACACCAGCCCTCCGAAACACCTGCGCAGGTaaccgggggggggggattaGCTCTCTTATTGCATTTATCTTCTCTTCAGTTGTTAATCCAGCTGGTTTTAGCAGCGGACTGACCTGATGATGAAGGCTAGGGGCTCCCGAGGCACCTCTCTGTTGAGGAAGAACTTGAGGCCCTCGAAGATCTTCTTGTGAGCCTCGGTCTGCAGCTGCTCCTTCTGCCTGGCCTCCAGCTGCTCCACATCCTCCTGAGGAGGAACCCAGAGGAACGGTAAGAATGCCACAATCCCCTCGAAGCGGATTTCTCCCGGGTCAAGATGAACTCCACACCCCTGTACTTGTGTTCATGTGTGGAGTTCAAGCGACACAGTTAAGAAACCTCACCTTCACAACCCTGCACTGCTCGCCCAGACCCAGAAACACAGACACTGGGACACGTCAATTGctacaggtttatatttttaaaacttctgATCTTACAATACAAGTGACAGACAAATGGCACAATTAAGGACTCAAAGTATGACTGTGTTCCTTGTTATTAGGTtatgcaacttttttttcttcatcaaaaaaaatggtgcaaattgtcctaaaaaaaacaaatgaagcatttttattttttctgtttcgTTTCTATTCTCTTCAGTAAGAGTAGTGATGCTCGGTGTGCTGATGTTATAACTTGCTTGCTGCACTGAAGGTTCAGTGAAATAGTTATTTGTGACAGGCGCGCCCTCCTTACCCCCTCCACAGGGAACTGATccagctccacctcctcctcttcacTGGAGGAGACGACACGGGCCAGGCTGGCACTGAGAGCCGAGAGTTTCTGAAAGGAGAGGACAGAGTGAAGGGACCCTGCCAGCACAGGATGAACCCAACCAGTGCacagaaaacagcaacaaaataaaacctgtacCTTGTTATCTATCCTCAAAGACATAAGACTGACAGTGactgccaaaataaaacacttaaacataaTATTCAAAAGGCACTTCTCATTGTTCCTTCAGTTTTCCAAACTGTTTTAACCCTTATCCTACAACCAATGTTGGTTAGCTGTTTTGTTCAAAACCAAGcaagaacaataaaacataccAAACTGCTCAGCTCCCACCTGTACCACACTATGCTGTGTACAAATCAATGTCACTGATCTATCGGAGCTAGGCTTCGCTCATCCCAGAcagagacagtcagacagacaggtgCGTACCTCCAGGTAACTCTCAGAGTCCATGGCGTACGCCTCATCATTCTCTGCTCTCAGCTCTGCCTCGTCTTTACTGTCCAGCTGTGGAAACCAGAGCGCAGGTTAGCTCTCAACACACTTGAACAACTGCAGTGCAGTCAGCCAACTTCATACAGTGACATCTACCAGTGCAAAGAGGTACTGCAGGCTGCAATTCATTAAGACAGGAGAGCAAGGATATCCCCTACAGTTCCCAGTGTCAGGAAACTGTGAGGGTAGTGTAAAATATATAGCTATGTGAGGCATCCTCAGTGTCTTCCACAATAACAGGTAGGGGAATAGGTATAGGTTTGCTAAAGTGTACCCCGACACCCACTTACCTTGGGAGGGTAGGCCAGGTTGAGGGTCTGGTACAGACGGAAATTGACGAACCCTAACAGGGTGGTGTAGAACTCTGTGAACGTGGCCATCACTCTGTAATCCACATCTGTTGGGTGCtgcaatgacacacacacacagtgtattagCAGCCTCATTAACCTCCAACAGTCTGATAGTAAATCAGGATCAATCAACAGTAAAATGTGATCCTCCTGCAAACATATTCACACGGGTGTGATTTAAAGGGGCCAGCAATGCAGGATTCCTGTCTGACATTCAGAAGTGCTGAAGGGTTTAGGTGGTCTGCAGCCACCTCTAAAATAATTCAGGGAAAGCAGTTCAACAGCCATTTTGCAGCTCAGCCCCAGGACTTGAAGCTTGGCAGCACGGTTATATTAGCCATTAACTGGGTCTGGATGTTAATTATTAATGCCTTCTCCCACTGCAGCTATtaaggttttcaaataaaaaggaaGTCAAAAAATGTTATTGATCGGGTACCAGACTCAGTATTCGTTATCTGTGGACATGGTTGCTTTAAACATTCACACCCTCCtgctctgtttgttttattgggaTTTTTATAAAAACCTGAACTTGTTTAACCATGACTCTGCACATGATCCTCCCCCCTCTTCTATTGTGACTCATACACATTTATTAGATTATTATTCACAGTCATTCCTTTCATCACCCCTTCTACAATTCTAAACAAATCCAATGAATGCCATTTTCCAGCCATTCACAATAATGGATCTGGCACCTAATGTTATCTTTGAGTATTTTTAACTGTACTTTAATATAATGTAGCTGGTGGTACTCTGCACATAAACTTACATTGTGAGCGAACTGATAAGGCACCAGCCAGGTAATAAGCTGCCCCAGAACATCTGCCTGGTAGTAAATACCCTTGATGGACAGGAAGACCTGgggaaagaaaattaaaaaatcaacaaaGAATCAAAAACAGCATTTCAGCTGGGCTTGCATTCCCCATTCTCTCTACCTTCAGAAGAATAGCAACTTCCTAAAACAATGGCTTTACAGGCCAGCCTGCGTCCCAAAcactaagccacactgcctcccagccccacAGGTATAACCCCTGTGTCACACCCCCTCGGCTCTAGCCACGCTACCCCACTCACAGCCCCTGCGTGTTAAACTGCAGTTCACACAAACGGCCTGTACCTTCTGCAGGCAGCGCGAGGTGATGATGTAGTTCATCCACTCCACAGTGAGTCGTCGGCACAGCTGGATGGTTTGCACGTGGCACTTCCCCGTGCGAGCGAAGGTGGAGAACAGGAAGCACATGGAGAGAGTGTCGTCCAGGTCACGCAGAGCGTCAATGAATGTGGGGTACCTGCAACACACCAACCTCGccgtcaacacacacacacacccagcagaACAGATACAACACGTCAGGTAGACAAGAGCTGCtctaactacatttaaaaactcAATGATACAGCGCCTCCCGGTGTTGAAAGCTGGTAGCGCTGCTCACCTCTCCTTGATGATGTGGTCCAGTTTGTACGAAGGCTTGTTGTCTCTCAGTCTCTGCACCGCTGTCCACTCTGCCTTCCCGTACGCCTTCCGGAGCTTTCTGACAAAAACCTGACCAGAGAGAGACTCTAGTCAGACTCTAAAAGGAACATCTGAGAAGTACTTGTAAAATGTGTTTGGAGTTCTTTATAGCTCAAATATCCTTAACACAGACATGAGGCCACTACAGAATTCACGAACTAAtcaaagtaacaaaaacaatactTCACAGAATCTCTGAAAAACCTGTAATTCCTCTTCGAATGCCTGAAACTTGCAATTTAACTGTAGTGCAAGACAATGAATTATTCCTAGGTACAAGTAAAAGTAGATAAACGTTCCctagaaaatgcatttttctgcGTCTTCAACGACGGGTCTGCTGGTCTTGCTAGACCCCTGCTTGTCATACCTTGTATTCTCTGAATTTGTTGACGATAGGCTCATGCAGCAGGAACCTGATGTCCTTGAGCAGGTAGAAGGTGCGGGGGGCTGTGGAGCCCTTGTTCACCACCTTCTTGTGCTTGGGCTCGTGGGGGTAGATTCCCTTCAGGATACACAGGCG
The nucleotide sequence above comes from Polyodon spathula isolate WHYD16114869_AA chromosome 58, ASM1765450v1, whole genome shotgun sequence. Encoded proteins:
- the LOC121307764 gene encoding pescadillo homolog, giving the protein MGGVEKKKYERGAATNYITRNKARKKLQLSLADFRRLCILKGIYPHEPKHKKVVNKGSTAPRTFYLLKDIRFLLHEPIVNKFREYKVFVRKLRKAYGKAEWTAVQRLRDNKPSYKLDHIIKERYPTFIDALRDLDDTLSMCFLFSTFARTGKCHVQTIQLCRRLTVEWMNYIITSRCLQKVFLSIKGIYYQADVLGQLITWLVPYQFAHNHPTDVDYRVMATFTEFYTTLLGFVNFRLYQTLNLAYPPKLDSKDEAELRAENDEAYAMDSESYLEKLSALSASLARVVSSSEEEEVELDQFPVEGEDVEQLEARQKEQLQTEAHKKIFEGLKFFLNREVPREPLAFIIRCFGGLVSWDKSVCIGGTFDVTDETITHQIVDRPSLDKQYINRYYVQPQWVFDCVNASLRLPVEDYFAGVTLPPHLSPFVVEKDGDYVPPEKLRLRALQRGEKPENAESSEEEEDEEEDDNDEEEGSDDEDLDEEEESDERNLKKMEQQRAQGKALPVKVTAGKVKAENRARSEQEEQAEEKRLAIMMMKKREKYLYDKIMFGKKRKVREANKLAAKRKVHDETTKAEKKKKKAKK